ATAGATTCTCGATATTAAATCTTTGTCTCATGctgttatggtttggctctgtgtcattGACCAATCTCATCTCACACAGTCATCCCCAAATGTCGagggattggatcatggggtagtttcccccatgctgttctcatgacagtgagtgactGCTCATGGGGTCTGATGGTTCTATAAATGCGTGGCAGTTTCTccttcctgttctctctctctctctctctctctctctctgtctatcaCCTGTTGCCATGTATCACATGCCTGCTTCCATTTCCACCgagattgcaagtttcctgagccctGACCCGAACTACtagaaactgtgagtcaattaaacctcttctttacGAATTACCCactcttgggcagttctttagagcactgtgaaaacagactaatagagtaAACTGGTACCAGGAATGGGGAACGGCTAGAAAGATACCTCAAAATctagaagcaactttggaactcggtaatgggcagaggttgtaAGAGTTTGGAGGACTtggaagaagataggaagatgtgggaaagtttggaacttcctcgAAACTTTTGagtggttttgaccaaaatgctgatagcgaCATGAACAGCTAAGTCCTTCATTAAGCCGGCGACCCAGAGCGACCAACActcaaaattctctcagcccAACGAAAAAGTTAGGTGGTCTTTTATACACTAGTTTTAACAGGAAGGGGGGACCTAGCTGAAACAAAGTTTTCACACAGGCCGAGTAAGCAAAAAGTCAAAAGAGAAACTgatacataagaaataaaacagtgccaggtgTGAGGACTGCGGCTGTCATGGAAGACATACAACTTACAGATAAGGGGGCTCTGGGTGCTCACTGAAGCTGCACTTCCAGGCTCTGCTGATACCACTTTACTCGGCCACTTATCAGCAAAGGCATTTCTATGTGTCAGAGTCAGCCTGACCTTGCTTTATACTGTAGTTGCACACTTGATGGGGAGAAGGTTACTAAAATGTAGAAGCCAAGATGGCGTGTGACCGGCTCAAAAAGGCTAACATAAAGCTTGAACAGCCCTTAGTCAGGAAAAGGAGAGTTCGTTTTAGCTGGCAAAAAGAAGGGTGTCACACATGCTCTGTGGTTAAGGTCAATGGTCAGGTCAAGACAGCAGgtgctgaggcatgcagatctgGAGGACGTAAACGCTAATGCTCACGGAAGACCATTTCCACCGCGTTAAAGGTGGTTTCTCTTGGTCAGCTGTTGGCTTGTGTTTTTGgtattgctgttgttttaaacaGTGTTTACCTGACTTCGACATGAACTCGATTGGtcactttctttcttaaaatgtgtaTCGTTCTAAAAGTTCACACGGCATCAGATATTGGCTCAGACTTTAATGTTTCTGCAGCAGAATGCACATTTGCCTTCCTTTCCTGCATACTTCTCCCACTGCCCTGAGCAGTGTCCCTGTGGGTCCATCTGTGTAGTGGGTGGGGCAGGTGACACAGGCCCCGATATGGGGTGGAGCTGTGCCAAGTACAGCGCAGTCTCGTGTGTGCACTGGGGTGGGTGGGCCCCGGAAAGAGGAGGTCATTCCCCCTGGGGAACAGCCATGCCCCAGGGGAGAAGTCGGCTGAGCAGCAGGGGGAAGATGCACCAAGAGTGGGAGAGGTCTGCTGCTGCATCAGCGAATCCCCTCAGTCCCGAAAGGCACGCAAGGGGAGGGCGTGGGGTTCACTGACCTCACACTTATCCGTCCAGTAGCCTTCACCCACAAAAGACAACATATACTGAAACAGGCACAGGAATGGATTGCTCCCATCTTTTTGTTGGCTGAATGGAGGAGATTTCTAAGCAGGTTCACAGAAAGGATATCACGCTGTGTTGGAGAAAAGGGTGGGAATCCTAAACACTGTGTGTCGAAGCAGGGCAGCTAGAACACAGAGATGTTGAGAAAAATGCCACGTCTCAGTACTGCTCCAGAATATCAGCATTTCTGCGGATGGTATGGGAAGCGTGATTTCCTCTGTTTGTGGGCTTTGTCTTTGAAATTCTCTGTGATATATCTGCATtgcattttaaaagtcaatattattctgaatttgattttaaaatgaaattttatctcATTCAGTTATTTATACATTgatctttcattttccttgacAATAACTTAGCGACTCACCTAGCCCTGTTTTTCACCTGACCAGCCTGTGCTGCTAAAGcctgctttctcttcctcatcaTGACCTACTcagcttcccttccttcttccattcATGGAAATGTGGGGCAGGAAGGGAGAGGGCCCCTGCCATTCCCAGAGCTCCCACTAAATGCCAGAGAGCTTTCCCCACACGTCTACCTATTTTTCTAGTTGAATTTCATTGCATGCAGCAGTCAACCCCAGGGACTCAGATTCCCGCATACGGGACGCTCGACCCCAGGTAGGGAGATTTGCTTGGTGGGGGATTGGAACCCAAGTTCTCACTGCAAAGCGCACAGGCATTCCCATGAGAACAGACGGAACAGGGAGTAGCCCTGGATGACCATAAACGCACTTTGGGTTTAGACAAGGACAGATGACCTGGGAATGAGGCGGCCCACTCGTCAGGAGCTCACTTCAGGAGAAATGTCATGAATGTGCCCTTTAGGGAGCTGGTGGCAACTTCCATTAATTCTGGGACTAGCAACCTCAGTTCATGACCCGGCTGATCACTCAGGTCTCCTCTCAAGGCCAGAGGCTCTGGCCAAGTCTGGGCTCCCAGCAGAGTCTAAGAAAATGTGGAAGGCAGCAATGTGATTTTGAAGATTTATTTCAGAGTGAGCATCAGCGACCTACAGAAACCTGGGACAGAAGCCAGCACTTCCCGTTTCCCCAACATGTGAGGGAGGACCCAGTGCCTCCCGCGGACTTCAAGAAATTTGGACTCGAGCTTTTCCatccctcctcctgctcctgttTCAcagattttgcttttatattctgAGTGTCTTTACAGAGGTCGGGAAGCTGAAATTTTCTTATCTGGGGCCAGTAACTGTCACTTCCTTAACGGTGGTGGTTCTGATAGTTCGCACATTTGTGGCGATCCCAAACAGCAGTGCAATTATGAAGGCGTAAATGCGACCAAAGACCACCCTCAGGTATGTCGCTGGAAGTTCGCTTTGTGTGATGGAACACATTCTTTTCGGAGGGGGCCCGCTGTCGACACTGCCCCCAGTGCCACTTCTCAGGCACCGCGGAGGATCCCAGCCGACATGGCAATGGCAGTTCCTTCTGTTGTTGCAGACCCCTTGTGACTGCACTTCTCAGGGCGACAGTCGTAGCCCAGGGAAGCGATAGTGGTGTTGCACCGGCTTTGATTACAGAGGTTTCCACGAACACAGGGAGTGCCGTCGATCACACGTCCAACATCGGTTGTGCCCAATCCACGGTGTTCATCCAGCCCAAAACACTGAGCCGGGCCTATCATGGAGTGATGGAATGAAGCGTGTTCCTGCAGCCGGGGCAGATGCGTGACGTTGGTGCACTGCAGTCTCCCACAAAACTTGTCTATTTTTACACAAGGCTGGTAAGCGTAAGAATCATATAGTCGAGTACAATGTCCAAATCGGTAACTTTTGAGGTTGATATTATAGCAGTCGTCAGGAGCATTCTCAGCACTGACACCAAAGATCGCCTTGCAGAGCAAATTGCGGTCAGTGCAGTTCCCGTGATAGCAGTAGCCTTCTTCAGTGCACGGGTTTCCGTCCTGCATATAAACGTTCAGGGGGCATATCCAGGTGGTCCCACGACAGTACTCTGGAAGGTCACATATGTTTTGGATAAGTCTGCAGAGAGTCCCTGGCGGGGAGAAGCTGCAGTTTGTACAGCAGTCTCCTATATGACAAATGCTCCCCGGTGTGAAACGACAGCCACTTATACAACACGGACTGGCGTAACACTGTTTAAAGGAGCCACAGTCACATTGCTCGTTCTCTTCCACTATCAGGTTTCCACAGCGAACTGTTTTCAAGACTTTATTATGCACAGGGGACGGTGTAATGAAGATACAGTGGGATACAGTGGAAAAACAGCTTTGTGCATGTCCATAGGTGCAGTTACTGAACGCATCTGTCATCCCTGGTTATCGCTGCATAATGCAGGAGGTCCTCCTCTGACATGTACAGTATGATCCATCATATTCCACACCAATACTTCTCATCAGTGACTGCATTATTATCAATTATCACGGCTATCAACAAATAATGTCTGCTTAGAATACCGATGTGTATCAGGCCGTGAGATTTACACATTTTATACGTTGGAACTGCATAGTTAGATTCATGTGGTCCATCTTGAATAAGTAGTGTGGATACATGAACTTGAAAAGGAGTAAAAAAGTTTGTTCTATAATAAGTAATAATTGCACTGTTTGTTCTATAATCATTCACAGGGACTGGGTCCCGATCATTATA
The sequence above is a segment of the Saimiri boliviensis isolate mSaiBol1 chromosome 2, mSaiBol1.pri, whole genome shotgun sequence genome. Coding sequences within it:
- the LOC101046112 gene encoding LOW QUALITY PROTEIN: disintegrin and metalloproteinase domain-containing protein 20-like (The sequence of the model RefSeq protein was modified relative to this genomic sequence to represent the inferred CDS: inserted 1 base in 1 codon; deleted 1 base in 1 codon; substituted 1 base at 1 genomic stop codon) gives rise to the protein MRPAEVRVALRATLVLLGLWAPLAPVRCSQGRPLWHYASSEVVIPRRETHRGKGLQFPGWLSYSLRFGGKRHVLHMRRKRLLWPRHVLVTTQDDQGALQMDYPYIPADCYYLGYLEEVPLSMVTVDTCYGGLSGILKLDDLAYEIKPLQDSPRFEHVVSQIVAEPNATGPTFRDGENEQTDPWLSEANDSMNPRLSNVLYSSHPGNIKGHIQCSNSYYRVYNNITACSKEVVRMFSLVDSIAQNIDLRYCIYLLTIYNDRDPVPVNDYRTNSAIITYYRTNFFTPFQVHVSTLLIQDGPHESNYAVPTYKMCKSHGLIHIGILSRHYLLIAVIIDNNASLMRSIGVEYDGSYCTCQRRTSCIMQRXPGMTDAFSNCTYGHAQSCFSTVSHCIFITPSPVHNKVLKTVRCGNLIVEENEQCDCGSFKQCYASPCCISGCRFTPGSICHIGDCCTNCSFSPPGTLCRLIQNICDLPEYCRGTTWICPLNVYMQDGNPCTEEGYCYHGNCTDRNLLCKAIFGVSAENAPDDCYNINLKSYRFGHCTRLYDSYAYQPCVKIDKFCGRLQCTNVTHLPRLQEHASFHHSMIGPAQCFGLDEHRGLGTTDVGRVIDGTPCVRGNLCNQSRCNTTIASLGYDCRPEKCSHXGVCNNRRNCHCHVGWDPPRCLRSGTGGSVDSGPPPKRMCSITQSELPATYLRVVFGRIYAFIIALLFGIATNVRTIRTTTVKEVTVTGPR